In Bacteroides cellulosilyticus, the genomic stretch TTGTTTTTGCTTCAACGAGCAATGCGAATAATTCTTTCGCTACATCCTGTTCTGCAACAAAATGGTGCAGATGTTTTTTCCCTCCAAAAAGAGAGAGAGCCATTGTTAGGTCTTTTCATGATGAAATATTTTAAATTGGATTTATATGATATATTATAAGAGTGTTGCTCCCGAAAGAGAATCCTGTCGGAACAACACCCTTATAAGTGATTACATATCTGATGTTCATTGCATTGTCAATCGAATAAACCGTTGGTCAGATTTACTGCATCGTCTTTTTTCTTATTGACGATTTTGGCATACACTTGGGTCATCTTTACAGATGTATGACCGAGTAATTTAGATACAGTGTACAAATCGGCCCCCAATGTCAGCATCATTGTGGCGAACGTGTGGCGGGCGGTATGAAAGGTGAATCGCTTGGAAATTCCGGCGGCTTTGGCCCATGGTTTGATAAGCTGGTTGATACCAGAAGGCAAATCGAACACATGGTCGTCTGCTGTCTTGTCCCCACGTTCCGGCATCCACTTCAACGCTTCATTGGAGAGCGGAAGGTAAATCGGTTCTTTCGTCTTCTGCATGGCTACTGCCAAGCGGTATTGGCCGTTGTCAATAAACACATCTTTCCATTGCAATCCGATAATGTCACTGATACGTAGTCCACAGAAGCAGGAGAACAGGTAGGCACTTTTTACCCCTTCGTTCTGCATTGGTGTAGCGATTAATGATCTCACTTCTTCAATAGTCATATACGAACGCACACTTTCCGGCATCTTGGGCTTCTCCGATTTTTCCATTTCGTTGAATGGATTCTTTAAGATCCGTTTCGCACGGACAGCGGCATTTAACGCACCGTTGAAAATCTGGTAATAGGTATTACGCGTAGAAGCCGAGATGGGTTTTCCTTTGGGACGGTAGTTTGTCAGCATATAGTCGATATAGCCGTGGCAAAAAGTGAGGTCAATCTGATTTAATGTGAATCTTTCTCCTGCATACTCTTTCAAGATATCGGTAACAGATTTTATCTGGCCTATGTTTTTCTTACCACGTTTCTTCTGTTCCTCTTTATAGAGTTGCATCCAGTCCAGCAGATAAACCTTATCCTTGTGATTCATGATACCGGCTTCACCACTTGTCAACTCTATGATACGCTTCGATTTGATTGCATTTGCGGCAGCCATTGTCGTTTCGTTCTGTTGGCGGGCATTACGATCCGTTTCCGGAATAAGATACATTTTCAGATACTCGTATGTCCGCTTACCATTTCGGTATATATCCAGATACAAACTCTTGCTGCCATTGGCCAACTCCTTCGTCCGAAGACGAATCGGCTCCTTTACTTTTATTGGCTTTCTGGTCCTTGGCATATTTGTGTCCTTTTATTCGTTATTTCCTATCACAAAGGTACAAATAAAAAACGAAATCAAGAAACAAACAAGAAACAAAAATGCACCTAAAAAAAGCAAAGCAACAGAAAACGTAGAAAACAACTGAAAATAAAAACTCGTATATAAATTATTGATATATAGATGATTTATCTATATTTATTTGGAACTTGTTTTCATTTTATATATGTCTTTATGATTATTGGTAAGTAACTTCCCATCATGCGGCATGCATCCCCAATTATAAACATATAAATTTACAGAATTATGAAACACAAGGAAAACTACGTATCACCGCAGATTGAAGTGATACCTATGGAGACAGAAGGTGTGATAGCCGGCAGCGGCGATTTGCCCGGTGTGGGCGATGGAGGCGGTGGCTACCGCACTGCAGGAACTTACCGTAGCGGTTCTACTCGCGGCTATAACGGCGTCGCCGTTAGCGATCTTGAAGACATGATAAACGACATCCTTACCATAGAACAATAATGAAAACGATGAAACAGATTTATGTAGCCCTGACGCTTGCACTGGCTGTTGTCGCCTCAGGCTGCAGCACCGACGACTTGTCGGACACAGTCCGCACTCTCCCCGACAAACCAGCCGAAAAGATGACTATACACGCCACCACCGGACAACAGTCCGGCACCCGCGTAGCGTATGAAGACGGTGCGGCGGGCATGAACGGCAAACTAACCTGGCAGAAGGGCGACCGCCTGACCGTGGTGCGGATGAACGGCAGCGACTACGTGGCTTATGCCGACGACTATGAATATGGAGGTACGGAAGGAGCCACTTCCGGTCCTTTCACGGGAACAGCAATTACCGATGCCGGTAACAGCTGGACGATTTACTACCCCCATACCGTAGCGGTGAGCACCTATTACGACACCGTCACCCTCCCCATGACTGGACAGACGCAGACGGCGGACGGCAACACCGACCACCTCAGGAACTATCTGCTGCTGTCGTCCACGGGTATCAAGGATCTTGATGCCGGTTTCGACCTGGAGATGCAGAACAGCATCATGAAGTTCGAGTTCAGCAATGTGCCTGCCGAAGTGGGCGAACTCACACGCCTGGTGTGGGCGGCTGAGACGGAGACGGACTCCCACATCCGTTACACCCACTACCTCATGCTGAACTTTGCTCCGGGAGCGGTGACCTTCGATGCCGACAAGCACACGCTGACTGCTTACCTCGCCTTTATGCCCGAAGAAATGAAGGTGAAAACAGGAGGAAAGTTCACCGTGATGCTGATGGGAGACAAGACTTACCTGGCAGAAACAACAATAGACGGAGGAAAGACTTATGCTGCGGGAATGAGGTATACGGCAGTGGTAGACGGAACCTCGATGAAATGGGAAGAGAAAGCGGTGATGATATTCACCGTCCGCCCCGACAACAGCAACCACCAATTTAATATTCCATTTCCTGAAAGCGGCACTACTCCTGCTGAACTTACCGTAGACTGGGGAGACGGCACTACTCCTACGACGGTGGCATCGGGTACTGCTCTTTCTTCAAAAGATGCCTTTTGTCATAGCTACTCGTCAAGATACGTAAACTATAATATTATCATCACATCCGGTCAGACGGACAAGACGTTGCAACAGACACCACCTTTTGGCTATGATAGAAGAGGTTCTCGTGGGAACCTGATCAGCATCGACACCCCGTTGCTGAACACGGCGGAGACAGACTTCGGGAGTTGTTTTAGGAGTTACGCACTGCGAAGCATTCCTGAAGACTTGTTCGCTAATAACCCGCAGGCAACGAACTTCAGCTACTGTTTCTGCTCCTGCATTTCACTGCGAAGCATTCCTGAAGGCTTGTTCGCTCATAACCCACAGGCAACGAACTTCAGCTACTGCTTCTCCGAGACTCGCCTGCAAAGCATTCCTGAAGACTTGTTCGCCAATAACCCGCAGGCAACGGACTTCAGCTACTGTTTCTCCTCCTGCACTTCACTGCAAAGCGTTCCTGAAGGCTTGTTCGCTAATAACCCGCAGGCAACGAACTTTAGAGACTGCTTCTCCGGCACTTCACTGCAAAGCGTTCCTGAAGGCTTGTTTGCCAATAATCCGCAGGCAACGGACTTTTGGGGCTGCTTTTCCGGGACTTCACTGCAAAGCGTTCCTGAAGGCTTGTTTGCTCATAACCCGCAGGCAACGGACTTTTACCACTGTTTCTCCTTATGCACTTCACTGCAAAGCGTTCCTGAAGGCTTGTTCGCCCATAATCCGCAGGCAACGAACTTCAGCTACTGCTTCTACCAGACTCCCCTGCAAAGCGTTCCTGAAGGCTTGTTCGCCCATAATCCGCAGGCAACGAACTTCAGCTTCTGCTTCTATAAGACTCTCCTGCAAAGCGTTCCTGAAGGTTTGTTCGCCCATAATCCGCAGGCAACGAGCTTCAGCTACTGTTTCAACCTGACTCCCCTGCAAAGCGTTCCTGAAGGCTTGTTCGCCCATAACCCACAGGTAACGGACTTTTATCACTGCTTCTCCGGCACTTCACTGCAAAGCGTTCCTGAAGGTCTGTTCGCCAATAATCCGCAGGCAACGGACTTCAGCGGCTGCTTCAACAAGACTCCCCTGCAAAGCGTTCCTGGAGGCTTGTTCGCCCATAATCCGCAGGCAACGAACTTTTGGTGCTGCTTCAGGGACTGCACTTCACTGCAAAGCGTTCCTGAAGGCTTGTTCACTAATAACACACAGGTAACGAACTTTAAGGAGTGTTTCAGGGACTGCACTTCACTGGAAAGCGTTCCGACAGGCTTGTTCGCTAATAGCCCACAAGTAAAGGATTTCACCTGCTGCTTCGAGGGCTGCACTGCACTGCAAAGTCTTCCGTCAGGATTGTTCGCCAGTACGGTGGCAACGGACTTCAATTGTTTCTATAGGTGCACCTCACTGCGTAGTATTCCGGCTGATTTGCTTGCTAAGCTCCCGGCGGTAACGAATCTCTCCGGCTGCTTCTCCGGCTGTACTGCACTGCGCTCCATTCCGGCAGGATTATTCGACAAAAATACACGGATAACGAGCTTCCGGAGATGCTTCGCCGACTGTACTGCACTGAATAGTATTCCGAATAAACTGTTCGATAATAACACGAGTGTAACGGACTTCACCGGCTGCTTCGAGGGCAGCTCTATGGCTGTCATCCCGAAGGGGGTGTTCGACAATAACAAGTGGGTGGAGTCTTTCGAAAACTGTTTCAAGGACTGCCTTCCACTACGAGCCGTTCCGACTGGACTGTTCGATAAGAATACACGGGCAACGAACTTCCGGAGATGCTTTTCCGGCTGTCTGTATCTTGGGATGAATGAAGCAATATTCAGTGCTACCAAAGACTACAAACAACGCTTCCCCAATACCAATAAAAAGATGGATTTCAGAGAATGCTTCAAGGGTGCAGGAAGCGCTTATGTTCTACCGGATATGATGGCCTTCACTGGCTCTGCTCCAGATTTATGGAACTATGATTTTGGCCGTGCGGGATATAGTTCTACTGATTGTTTTGCCAATGTCAGTTTTTATCTCAACAATTATTCTATCATCCCCTCCGCATGGGGAGGTGTTAAAGAATAATTACCTCTTTTATTCGTGCAGGTATTTCCTGTTGCTTCCCCTTGAAACTGCGTGCGCACGGAGCAAAAAATGCGTGCGCACGCAGTTGAAAATGGAAGCGCACGCATTTTCAACGCGAAGCGCACGCAGTTTTTGCTCCGTGTTCAGATCTGAAAAACCGCGCCACAGGGCCTTCCGGAGCCACCCCGGAAAATCCCTTTCCCAGACCGACGCATCATTTAATAAAAACTATAACGATATGCCAAAATTTAGATTTGTAAGAAAAAAGAACCTTCAGAAGAAGGACGACCCGGGCAAGTGGTACGCTTCGCCCACAGTAACGAACCGCCTGAACACCGGCACCGTCTGCCGCGTGGTGACCCGCAACACCACCACTGCGCCCACGGAGCTGGAATCGGGCTTCAACCTGGTGTGCGATGGCATCCCCTTGCAATTGCAGTTGGGCAACAGCGTGCAACTGGGCAAGCTGGGAACCCTGCGCCTCAGCTTCGGCAGCGTGGGCGTGGAGGATGTGGACCAGTTTAATGCCGCCACCATGATAAAGAACGTCAAGGTAATCTTCACCCCCTCCAAAGAACTGATGTCCGCCATCAAGGACGGACTCTCGTTCGAGAATGTAGGTGTGGTGGACAATGGTTTCACTTATGCCAGTACCCGCGCTTATAAAGAAGCGAAAGGGCAGGGCGGCGGAAGCGGCTCCGGTTCCGGTGGCTCCGGTGGTGAAGGTGGTCTTGAAGAAAATCCGTTGGGATAGAGGCCGATGGCCTTATAAAATCAAAAAAGAGAGGCGTCCGGCGGTTGGTGGCAACGGCGGACGCCTCTCTCTTTATAGGTTGGCAATCTCTTCGGTGGTTAAGCCGGTAATATCGGCAATCGTCGCGTAATCCAATCCTTTATCTTTCATCTTCCGGGCATTGGAGAGGCGCTCTTGCTCTCTTCCTTCTTCTCTTCCTTCCAACCTTCCTTCCAATTTAGCCGAGTCTATCACATCATTCTGGATCATTACCGAGTCCAGATGCCTGTCATAAGCCAGACGTTCTTGTGGAGTCATGGAGTAATATTTCAGTTTCTCACGTGCTTCTTCCAAACCGGGAGCCTTGGTGTCCGGTCGTATTATTCCACTTTTCAGATAGCTCATCCATTCTTCCAGAGGCGTAACGGCCACCTGATTGAATTCATTGACACGGATAAGGACATATTCCGGGAAAATTTCAGCGGGCATACGTGTCACAATGGCATTTTTTTCCTTGACGTTGATTTGCAGCTTGTCTCCTGTATGTACGCCGATGAAATTATTTTGTCCGTAATACAGATAGTCGCTTCCGATGCCGATATCGAAATACAGGATGCTGATGGAATATATCTTCTTCACATGATAGTAGGCATCGCCCAGCGAAATGTGTTCGGTGATGGCTTTTGCCACTCCGTAAAGGATGCGTTCCAAATAATAGAGTTCGCGCGTGTTTTGTATTTCGATGATGATGATTTCATCCTTACTGTTGCGTGCCTTAATATCTACACGATTAAATTTATCATCGGCGGTCTGCTGGTTACTTTCACTTTCGAGTATCTCAAGGATAGTGACTTTTTCCTTCAGGAATACAGTCAGGAAGCCTTCAAGCACGCCAAAGTTTGCTTTTTGACGCAAAAGGCGCTTGATGGCCCAATCAAATCGTATGTATCTGTCTTCCAATTTACTTTCCATAATCGTCCTCCTTTTTTTTTAGAACAAAGCAAAGGTATGGCTTTTACTTTAAAAAGCAATGCGACCGGAAGACATTTTCTTTTCCGTCATTGTTTTTTACATCATCTCTGTCATTGTGTTGCGACTTTCAGTCCCATCGTTTTCGAAGATTGCACCGTGCGAATTCTCAGAACAACGAATACTATGCTGACCGCAAGAAACAGCAAAGAACCGATTACGGAATAGCGTGTATCAAGGAAAGTGATAAATGCTCCGCAGGCTGCCGCACCTACCGTTGTGCCCAGATTGGCAGATAATAGGAACAAGCCGTTAGCGAAATCCGGAGCTTCGGGAGCGGCTTCGGTTATCATATACTGCATGGTGTTCTGCCCGTATCCTGCCAGAATGCCCAGAATCAGAATAATAACAGTCATGGCCGCAAGCCATTCCCCTAAAATGAATATACATATATAAAAGGTGAATAGTGCGAACGGAATGAATATCATGCTGCGTATCGGGTTGGTGGCTAACTGTTTTCCTGCAATGACGTTTCCGGTAATATTGGCAAGCCCGTATATCATCAGCAAGATGCTGATGACACTATAAGAAACTTCCGTAACCGTTCTCAGATAATCAGACATATAACTGAAGAATCCGAATAAAGCACCGTTTATCAGGGTGACAGCCATAATGGAATACCAGATAATCTTCTTTTTCAGCACATTGAGTTGCGCACCGTAAGATAGCTTTTCTTTAACGGGCATGGAGGGTACGAAAAGGAGGGTAGCCATAAATACCAGCGCATTCACCACCGTGAAAAACATCATACCCATCGTAAACGACACCTCACTCGCTATGTAGCTGGTCACCGGTACACCCAATACCATGCCGGCGGATACTCCGATGAAGACTTTGGCTACGGCCTTCGGAGCTTTCTCTTTGCTGACAGATGCGGCCGCTACCGTGAAAGCCATCGATACATATACAGGATGAAGGAAAGCCGGAAGGGCACGGGCTATCAGTAGTAGGGTAAAGTTGGAGGTAAGCATCGAAATGATGTTGCTCAGTGTGAAGACTCCCAGTGCCAGTAGCATGACTTTCTTCCGGTTTATGCCCGAGAAAAGTAGCGGCGTAATGGGCGCTGATATAGCCACTACCAATGCGAATATACTGACCGTCCATCCTGCTTCGGGAACGGTTACGTGGAAATGCTCGGCTATCAGGGGGAGGATTCCGATGACTCCCATTTCGGTGTTGATGATTCCGAAGACTCCTGCGGTGAGGATGAATACGAGCAAAGCGCCCGAACCGGGTTTCAATTTACTTATTTGTTCCATAACTCTGTTTGTTCTTTAATAACTACATTGCAAAGGTCGGAAGAAGGGAGCGAAACCTTGGTAGACAGATTACGGGGATGATAACCCGAATTACAGGTTATAGGAAAAGGGAATGGCGATAAATCGGGGCGGTGAATTTTGGAAAGTCGGTTATATTTGTATCTTTACGGCGTTTTATAAAGTAGATATTAGGCCATGAAGACATTAAGTAGTAATAATCTGAAGTTATTAAAAGTCATACATCTGCTGTGTGCTTTTATGTGGATAGGTGGTGCTTTCAGCATGTTGTTACTCCTATCAGGTATTCATCCGGCGGAAAGCCATGAAATGTATATGCGTTCCCTGTCGCTGAAAATGATAGACGACTGGCTGATTATTGTCGGGGCAAATGGTTGCATCATTACAGGATTGATATACGGTATTTGGACGAAATGGGGATTCTTTAAGCATCGGTGGATTACTGTGAAATGGGTGTTGACCCTGTTTATGGTGTTATCGGGAACATTTGCGATGGGGCCTTGTGTGAATGGCAATGTATATTCGCCCGACGAGATTGCCCTTTATACTTCGGATAACGAAGTGTTCTGGAATAATATATCGCAAACGATTGTCTGGGGAATTCTTCAGACTGTACTCTTAATCGCAACCGTGGTGATTTCTGTTTATAAACCTTGGAAAGGGAAGCTGAAAAAGTAGTGGGATTCTAAAAATGAAATGACGGTGTGTCGAATCTTCATCCGTCATTTCATAAGGGTTGGTAAGGAATAATCCGATGTGAGATGTTAATGATTCTATTATGATTTCAATTAACGGATAAAGTTTGTCCGTACCAAAGGTTCTGCTTCCGGGTGCTTCTGCCCGTCAGCCGCATTTTTCAATAACCAGGCCATATTTCTGCCTAACATTCGCATAGTCTGTAATCCTTCCGCATCTTGCAGGACATCGCCCGGCATCATTCCATGAATAATATTCCAATATTGGGAAGAAACAACAGGCATATGGTTTATTGTGAAATACTTATTCAATCTGTCAAGAGTAGCACTGGCTCCACCTCTCCGGCAAACAGCTATTGCCGTAGCCGGTTTGTACTCCATCAACTCCGAGCTTGAATAGAAAAGACGGTCTAACAGGGCGCACAGCGAACCATTGGGACCGGCGTAATAGGTCGGTGAGCCTACTACCAGTCCGTCAATACCTTCTTCCAGTTTCTGGCGGATGTTGTTGTACAATTCGTCTTTAAAGATACACCGTCCCAATTCAGTGCAGCGGTTGCAGGCTATGCAACCTTGTACGGCTTTTGTTCCGATAGAAATGATTTCTGTTTCTACTCCGTTTTCATTCAGCGCCTTTGCTACCTCCGATAAAGCCAAATGTGTATTTCCGTTTTTCCGGGGACTTCCATTTATCAGTAATACTTTCATCTTTTTTTCTTCTTGATATTAATTATATTCGTCAGACTTTGAAGCGTATATTTATATTAAAAACATTGGCATGACTTATAAGGTTCGCCCATCCATCCATCAACGATAGGATTTATCGAAGATTCCCGCGCAATCTTCATCCGTCATTTCGCAAGGATTGGCAAGGAATAATCCTCCCTGCATGGAGCGGGCGCCTCGGGCAAGCGTCATAGATTCTTCTTTCTTGAATCCGTAATCGCTCATCTTCAAATCGGCCACACCGCAATCCTCCTGCAATTTGACAAGTGCCGTGATGAAATCTTCCGGCTTGTCGGCATTTTCAATGCCCATTGCTTTTGCCATTTTGATGAACTGTTCGTCGCAGGCATGACGCTCGATGAAGAACTCATAGAAAGCACGGGAAATCATAATCAGTCCTGCGCCGTGAGGAAGATTATGATGGTAGGCACTCATGGAGTGTTCCATGGAATGTTCGGCCGTGGTGCTTGTCAGTTGCATGGTGATGCCTGCCATTGTGCTGCCATAAGCGACGCGTTCTCTTGCTTCCATATCATTTCCGTCTCTGACTGCACGTGGCAGGTATTTCGTGATATTTTCGATGGCGGACAATGCAATTGCTTCGCTCAGAATATTTACACCGTTGCTTATCATTACCTCTGTGTTGTGGAACAAAGCATCGAATCCCTGGTATGCCGTGTATTTGGCGGGAACGGTTCGCATCAGTTCCGGGTCTACGATGGCAAGAACGGGAGTCAGTTCCGGTGCGCCGAAACCGATTTTCTCATTCGTGTCGGGATTGGAGATAACGCCCCAACAGTTGATTTCGGAGCCTGTTCCTGAAGTTGTGGCAATGGTAACTATGGGCAAGCCCGGATTTTTCAGTGGCATTGCTTTGCCGGTGCCGCCAAAAACATAATCCCATAAGTCGCCCGGGTTCGTTGCCATTGCCGCTATGGCGACTGATGCATCGAGTACGGCACCTCCTCCGAGAGCCAGAATAAAATCGCAGGCATTTTCTTTGGCAAAAGCGGCTCCTTCCATGACGACGCTTCGGTACGGGTTTTCCATAATCTTATCGAAGATGGCATACTCGATGCCGGCCTTTTCCAATTGTTCAATCGTGCGGTCGAGCGAACCGTTGACCTTGGTCGACTTACCATTTGAAATCAAAAGTAGGGCTTTCTTGCCGGGCATTGTCTGCTTGTGCAGATTGTTCAGTTCGCCTGCGCCGAATAGGATGCGGGTAGGGTTGTAAAAAGAAAAATTCATTCTTGTATTCATACGTCTTTCAGTTATTTAATTTTGTAATCGTTTTAATGGTTCTCCATAGGGAACTATCGAATGCTGCAAAATTAGCTGTCTTCATGTTATTGCAGGATACCCGGATTACAGATTGAATAACCCTTTTTACTGTTTCTGCGCATTCTTGTATTCACCACAGAGGACACAGAGGTTATAATAAAGAATTATTTCACCACAGAGGACACAGAGTAGCACAGAGTTTATTATAATCTCTGAATTAGAAGTCTAAAAACTCTGTGCTACTCTGTGTCCTCTGTGGTGAAAAGTATGTAATGAATGAAAGTTATACCCCAATTACAGATAGTATAACCCTTATTACAGACACCTTATTATTCTGAAAAAATAATTCATATCTTTGCTGCTGTTCAAATACTTAGGATTATGGAAAAGGTTATAAATTTGGATAATGTGGACCAGTACAATCATTTGTACGGACTTGAAACATTGCACCCTTTGGTAAGTGTTGTCGACCTTACGAAAGCGACGAAAGCGGTCAATCAAATACAAATGCATTATGGTGTTTACGCACTTTTTCTGAAGTTGGCAAAGACTTGTGATATTAAGTACGGCCGTCAGTCTTATGACTATCAGGAAGGTACTATTGTCTGTTTTGCACCCGGACAGACGATTAGTGTGAGTACGGTTGGTGACCAAATCAGCCAGCCCGTTTACGGTCTCGTCTTTCATCCCGATTTGATTCACGGGACTGCACTTGGGAAAACGATAAAGAACTATACCTTCTTCTCTTATGCAGTGCATGAGGCTTTACACCTGTCCGATCAGGAAAAAGAAACCGTGATGGACTGCCTGAAGAAAATCAGCATCGAACTGGAACATCCCATAGACAAGCATAGCAAGTCATTGATTGCAATGAACATAGAACTCTTGCTCAACTATTGCATGCGTTTCTATGAGCGCCAGTTCATCACCCGCAGCAATGCGAATAAAGATGCTTTGACGAAGTTCGAACAACTGTTGGATGAATATTTCCAGAGCGGTCTTCCGATGCAGGAGGGGTTGCCGTCAGTGAAATATTTCGCAGACAGGATTTATCTTTCTCCCAATTACTTTGGTGATATGATTAAGAAGGAAACCGGGAAAACACCCC encodes the following:
- a CDS encoding iron-containing alcohol dehydrogenase; this translates as MNTRMNFSFYNPTRILFGAGELNNLHKQTMPGKKALLLISNGKSTKVNGSLDRTIEQLEKAGIEYAIFDKIMENPYRSVVMEGAAFAKENACDFILALGGGAVLDASVAIAAMATNPGDLWDYVFGGTGKAMPLKNPGLPIVTIATTSGTGSEINCWGVISNPDTNEKIGFGAPELTPVLAIVDPELMRTVPAKYTAYQGFDALFHNTEVMISNGVNILSEAIALSAIENITKYLPRAVRDGNDMEARERVAYGSTMAGITMQLTSTTAEHSMEHSMSAYHHNLPHGAGLIMISRAFYEFFIERHACDEQFIKMAKAMGIENADKPEDFITALVKLQEDCGVADLKMSDYGFKKEESMTLARGARSMQGGLFLANPCEMTDEDCAGIFDKSYR
- a CDS encoding flavodoxin family protein, with amino-acid sequence MKVLLINGSPRKNGNTHLALSEVAKALNENGVETEIISIGTKAVQGCIACNRCTELGRCIFKDELYNNIRQKLEEGIDGLVVGSPTYYAGPNGSLCALLDRLFYSSSELMEYKPATAIAVCRRGGASATLDRLNKYFTINHMPVVSSQYWNIIHGMMPGDVLQDAEGLQTMRMLGRNMAWLLKNAADGQKHPEAEPLVRTNFIR
- a CDS encoding helix-turn-helix domain-containing protein, coding for MEKVINLDNVDQYNHLYGLETLHPLVSVVDLTKATKAVNQIQMHYGVYALFLKLAKTCDIKYGRQSYDYQEGTIVCFAPGQTISVSTVGDQISQPVYGLVFHPDLIHGTALGKTIKNYTFFSYAVHEALHLSDQEKETVMDCLKKISIELEHPIDKHSKSLIAMNIELLLNYCMRFYERQFITRSNANKDALTKFEQLLDEYFQSGLPMQEGLPSVKYFADRIYLSPNYFGDMIKKETGKTPQEHIQTKVIELAKEHILGAEETISEIAYRLGFQYPQHLNRLFKKRVGCTPNEYRLQNS
- a CDS encoding Rpn family recombination-promoting nuclease/putative transposase; this translates as MESKLEDRYIRFDWAIKRLLRQKANFGVLEGFLTVFLKEKVTILEILESESNQQTADDKFNRVDIKARNSKDEIIIIEIQNTRELYYLERILYGVAKAITEHISLGDAYYHVKKIYSISILYFDIGIGSDYLYYGQNNFIGVHTGDKLQINVKEKNAIVTRMPAEIFPEYVLIRVNEFNQVAVTPLEEWMSYLKSGIIRPDTKAPGLEEAREKLKYYSMTPQERLAYDRHLDSVMIQNDVIDSAKLEGRLEGREEGREQERLSNARKMKDKGLDYATIADITGLTTEEIANL
- a CDS encoding DNA-binding protein; translation: MPKFRFVRKKNLQKKDDPGKWYASPTVTNRLNTGTVCRVVTRNTTTAPTELESGFNLVCDGIPLQLQLGNSVQLGKLGTLRLSFGSVGVEDVDQFNAATMIKNVKVIFTPSKELMSAIKDGLSFENVGVVDNGFTYASTRAYKEAKGQGGGSGSGSGGSGGEGGLEENPLG
- a CDS encoding leucine-rich repeat protein — translated: MKQIYVALTLALAVVASGCSTDDLSDTVRTLPDKPAEKMTIHATTGQQSGTRVAYEDGAAGMNGKLTWQKGDRLTVVRMNGSDYVAYADDYEYGGTEGATSGPFTGTAITDAGNSWTIYYPHTVAVSTYYDTVTLPMTGQTQTADGNTDHLRNYLLLSSTGIKDLDAGFDLEMQNSIMKFEFSNVPAEVGELTRLVWAAETETDSHIRYTHYLMLNFAPGAVTFDADKHTLTAYLAFMPEEMKVKTGGKFTVMLMGDKTYLAETTIDGGKTYAAGMRYTAVVDGTSMKWEEKAVMIFTVRPDNSNHQFNIPFPESGTTPAELTVDWGDGTTPTTVASGTALSSKDAFCHSYSSRYVNYNIIITSGQTDKTLQQTPPFGYDRRGSRGNLISIDTPLLNTAETDFGSCFRSYALRSIPEDLFANNPQATNFSYCFCSCISLRSIPEGLFAHNPQATNFSYCFSETRLQSIPEDLFANNPQATDFSYCFSSCTSLQSVPEGLFANNPQATNFRDCFSGTSLQSVPEGLFANNPQATDFWGCFSGTSLQSVPEGLFAHNPQATDFYHCFSLCTSLQSVPEGLFAHNPQATNFSYCFYQTPLQSVPEGLFAHNPQATNFSFCFYKTLLQSVPEGLFAHNPQATSFSYCFNLTPLQSVPEGLFAHNPQVTDFYHCFSGTSLQSVPEGLFANNPQATDFSGCFNKTPLQSVPGGLFAHNPQATNFWCCFRDCTSLQSVPEGLFTNNTQVTNFKECFRDCTSLESVPTGLFANSPQVKDFTCCFEGCTALQSLPSGLFASTVATDFNCFYRCTSLRSIPADLLAKLPAVTNLSGCFSGCTALRSIPAGLFDKNTRITSFRRCFADCTALNSIPNKLFDNNTSVTDFTGCFEGSSMAVIPKGVFDNNKWVESFENCFKDCLPLRAVPTGLFDKNTRATNFRRCFSGCLYLGMNEAIFSATKDYKQRFPNTNKKMDFRECFKGAGSAYVLPDMMAFTGSAPDLWNYDFGRAGYSSTDCFANVSFYLNNYSIIPSAWGGVKE
- a CDS encoding site-specific integrase, giving the protein MPRTRKPIKVKEPIRLRTKELANGSKSLYLDIYRNGKRTYEYLKMYLIPETDRNARQQNETTMAAANAIKSKRIIELTSGEAGIMNHKDKVYLLDWMQLYKEEQKKRGKKNIGQIKSVTDILKEYAGERFTLNQIDLTFCHGYIDYMLTNYRPKGKPISASTRNTYYQIFNGALNAAVRAKRILKNPFNEMEKSEKPKMPESVRSYMTIEEVRSLIATPMQNEGVKSAYLFSCFCGLRISDIIGLQWKDVFIDNGQYRLAVAMQKTKEPIYLPLSNEALKWMPERGDKTADDHVFDLPSGINQLIKPWAKAAGISKRFTFHTARHTFATMMLTLGADLYTVSKLLGHTSVKMTQVYAKIVNKKKDDAVNLTNGLFD
- a CDS encoding MFS transporter, whose product is MEQISKLKPGSGALLVFILTAGVFGIINTEMGVIGILPLIAEHFHVTVPEAGWTVSIFALVVAISAPITPLLFSGINRKKVMLLALGVFTLSNIISMLTSNFTLLLIARALPAFLHPVYVSMAFTVAAASVSKEKAPKAVAKVFIGVSAGMVLGVPVTSYIASEVSFTMGMMFFTVVNALVFMATLLFVPSMPVKEKLSYGAQLNVLKKKIIWYSIMAVTLINGALFGFFSYMSDYLRTVTEVSYSVISILLMIYGLANITGNVIAGKQLATNPIRSMIFIPFALFTFYICIFILGEWLAAMTVIILILGILAGYGQNTMQYMITEAAPEAPDFANGLFLLSANLGTTVGAAACGAFITFLDTRYSVIGSLLFLAVSIVFVVLRIRTVQSSKTMGLKVATQ